A genomic window from Onychomys torridus unplaced genomic scaffold, mOncTor1.1, whole genome shotgun sequence includes:
- the LOC118575662 gene encoding olfactory receptor 4P4-like: MECQRNISEFFLLGLSPKQNIRVFCFMFFSFCYLSILCGNLLILISIGDSSLLNQPMYYFLSHLSFMDICYTSCMTPKLLGDLLVQRKSISYESCMLQVFAMHFFGLIEVLILTAMAFDRYVAICKPLHYMVIMSRTRCHVLIWASWVGGAAHSFSQVFMLICLPFCGPNEIDHYYCDVFPLLKLACTDTYITGVLMVANSGIIALVTFVLLFGSYVVILFTLRNHSAEGRRKARSTCGSHITVVILFFGPSIFAYLRPPTTFPEDKIFALFYTIVAPMFNPVIYTLRNTEMKNAMKKVWCQ, from the coding sequence ATGGAATGCCAGAGGAACATATCAGAATTCTTTCTCCTGGGTCTGTCTCCTAAGCAGAACATACGAGTGTTCTGCTTCATGTTCTTCTCATTCTGTTACCTTTCCATCTTGTGTGGTAATCTGCTGATCCTTATCTCAATTGGAGACAGTTCTCTGCTCAACCAACCAATGTACTATTTCCTCAGCCACCTATCTTTTATGGACATCTGCTATACCTCGTGTATGACACCCAAACTGCTTGGGGATCTGCTTGTGCAAAGAAAAAGCATCTCCTATGAAAGCTGCATGCTTCAGGTCTTTGCTATGCACTTCTTTGGCCTTATTGAAGTCTTAATCCTGACAGCTATGGCCtttgaccgctatgtggccatctgcaaaccTCTCCACTACATGGTAATCATGAGCAGAACCAGGTGCCATGTCCTGATCTGGGCTTCCTGGGTTGGTGGAGCTGCCCACTCCTTTTCCCAGGTTTTTATGCTAatatgtttgcctttctgtggcCCCAATGAAATTGACCACTACTACTGTGATGTTTTCCCTTTGCTTAAACTTGCCTGTACTGATACTTACATCACTGGTGTCCTCATGGTTGCCAACTCAGGAATTATTGCCTTGGTAACCTTTGTTCTCCTGTTTGGTTCATATGTGGTTATACTGTTTACATTAAGGAATCACTCAGCAGAAGGAAGACGCAAAGCTCGTTCTACCTGTGGGTCACACATCACTGtggttattttattctttggccCTTCCATCTTTGCCTACCTTAGACCTCCTACTACTTTCCCTGAGGACAAAATCTTTGCGCTGTTTTACACCATTGTTGCTCCTATGTTCAACCCCGTCATCTATACTCTAAGAAATACTGAGATGAAGAATGCTATGAAAAAGGTTTGGTGTCAATAG
- the LOC118575663 gene encoding olfactory receptor 4P4-like: MGNATVFILLGLSENQNIEVLCFVLFLVCYIAIWMGNVLIIISITFTQLMEQPMYFFLNYLSLSDLCYTTTVTPKLLTDLLAEKKIISYNSCMTQLFVLHFLGAIEIFILTAMAYDRCMAICRPLHYTIIMSRQRCNEILAVCCTGGFLHSSSQSILISFLSFCDHNEIDHYFCDVFPLLKLACTDTHRIGLFVIVDSGLIALVTFVILMISYLLILHAVRAYPAESRSKALSTCSSHVTIMVLFFVPVLFVYMRPNITFPEDKVFALFYTIIAPMFNPLVYTLRNTEMKNAIKRIWYHQIPLLKKHVP; the protein is encoded by the coding sequence ATGGGAAATGCTACTGTGTTTATTCTGTTGGGGCTTTCTGAAAACCAAAACATCGAAGTCCTCTGCTTTGTGTTATTTCTAGTTTGCTACATTGCTATTTGGATGGGCAATGTGCTCATAATTATTTCTATCACTTTCACTCAGCTCATGGAACAACCTATGTATTTCTTCCTCAATTACTTATCACTTTCTGATCTTTGCTACACAACCACAGTGACTCCCAAACTCCTGACTGATTTGCTTGCAGAGAAGAAGATTATTTCCTATAATAGTTGCATGACACAGCtatttgttcttcattttcttggcGCCATAGAGATCTTCATTCTCACGgcaatggcctatgaccgctGCATGGCTATCTGCAGGCCTCTGCACTACACTATCATTATGAGCAGACAGAGATGCAATGAAATCCTTGCAGTCTGTTGCACTGGAGGATTTCTGCACTCATCCAGTCAGTccattctcatttcctttttgtcCTTTTGTGACCACAATGAGATAGATCACTACTTCTGTGATGTGTTCCCTTTATTGAAATTGGCTTGCACTGATACACATAGAATTGGTCTCTTTGTCATTGTTGATTCTGGCCTAATTGCTTTGGTAACATTTGTAATTTTGATGATCTCTTACTTGCTGATATTACATGCTGTTAGAGCTTACCCTGCAGAGAGCCGTTCCAAAGCTCTTTCCACGTGTAGTTCCCATGTAACCATTATGGTCCTGTTTTTTGTGCCTGTTCTCTTTGTTTACATGAGACCAAATATAACATTCCCAGAGGACAAAGTGTTTGCTCTTTTCTACACTATCATAGCTCCCATGTTCAACCCTCTGGTCTACACATTGAGAAACACTGAGATGAAGAATGCCATAAAGAGAATATGGTATCATCAAATACCTTTGTTAAAGAAGCATGTTCCATGA